The DNA sequence CTATGTGCAGTTGATCTTTGACTCGGTGTTCCACACGGCGGATCATGCCGTAGACGCGGTTGAGTTCTTGGCTGGTGCAGACCTGCGGAATCATGATTTCCACCTTCACCGGGAAAGCTTCCTTTATGAGTTCGCCGACGGCTTGGAAGATGGCTTCGATTTGCATCTCGTAGATTTCAGGGTAAGTTATGCCTAACCTGACGCCGCGGTGCCCCAGCATCGGGTTAACTTCGCGGAGGCTGCGGATCTTCTGCAATGTCTCCATTTTCTTGTTAAGTTCCGAGGTTTCCAGTGTAGCGAGGTTTTGCAGTGCATGCTCGTTTTCGGTGAGGGCTGGTTCAAGGCTGGGATCTATGCTGCGTAGCAGTTGGGGAAGCTCGCAGAGTCTGCTCAGGGCGTCTTGGCATTTCTGGAGGGTGTCGATTTGGCGTTCCACGGCTTGCTCTGTGGGCAAGAATTCATGCAGCGGCGGATCCAGCAGGCGAATAGTAACGGGGTTACCTTCCATGGCGCGAAGAATCTCCACGAAGTCCCTTCTCTGGAGGGGCAGCAGCCGAGTTAACGCCTCCAAGCGTTCCTCTCTGTTATCCGCTAAAATCATGTCTTGGAAGAGCCCGATGCGGTCAGCGGCGTTGAACATGCGTTCAGTGCGGCATAGCCCGATGCCCTCGGCGCCGAATCGCAGCGCCTGCTCCGCATCCTGGGGGGTATCGGCGTTTGCCCGCACGCCTAGCCTGCGGAATTTGTCTGCCCAGCCCAGCACCGTCTGCATTTCCTCTGAAAACTCAGGCTCCACCATGGGAACCTCGCCCAGCCACACCTTGCCCGAGGTGCCGTCGATGGTTATGAGTGTGCCCTCTGTTAGGGTGGTTGCGCCGACCTGCGCGGTTTTCTTGTACTGATCAATTTTGATGTCTTGAGCTCCTGAAACGCAGGGTTTACCCATACCTCTGGCTACAACTGCGGCGTGGCTGGTTTTACCGCCGACCGAGGTGAGGATGCCCTGTGCAGCGAAGAAGCCGTGGATGTCTTCGGGTTTAGTTTGTTCGCGGACCAAGATGACTTTTTTGCCTGCTTTGCCCTGGCGTTCGGCTTCGTCGGCGTCGAAGACCACTTCGCCTGAGGCTGCGCCGGGGGATGCGCCTAACCCGGTGGCCAGCGGCAGCAGGGTGTTGGCGGGGTCGATTTGGCGGTACATCAGCTGGGTAAGCTGTGATGCGTCGAGGCGTAGCAGCGCGTCTTCTTTTTGGATTAAGCCTTCGTTTTCCATGTCTACGCTGACTTTGATGTTGGCTGCCGCGTTCATTCTGGCGTTGCGGGTTTGAAGCATGTAGAGTTTGCCTTCTTGGATGGTGAATTCCATGTCTTGGGGCTCATGGAAATGCTGCTCTAATGTGTGGCGTACGCTTTGGAGTTCACTATACATCTGGGGCAGATCCCGGCGCATCTCCACGATGGTTTTGGGGGTGCGGATGCCCGCGACTATGTCTTCGCCCTGTGCCTTTAGCAGGTAGTC is a window from the Candidatus Bathyarchaeota archaeon genome containing:
- the ppdK gene encoding pyruvate, phosphate dikinase, which gives rise to MIEQTSSAATQQQRPIRAAPKYVYLFREGDGKDKKLLGGKGAGLCEMTQLGLPVPPGFVITTQTCLEYFQAGFQFPQGLADQIQAAMAEVEHDMDLGFGNPDKPLLVSVRSGAAISMPGMMDTVLNLGINDCTVEGLIKRSGEERFGYDSYRRFISLFGSIVLNIGDEEFHSAMEKLKQDRHATADTELDAADMKELVSIYKHIIEQKTGKPLPQDPYQQLYLAIEAVFASWNGKRAVDYRREFKITSKIANGTAVNVQTMVFGNMGKNSATGVAFTRDPATGENELFGDYLLKAQGEDIVAGIRTPKTIVEMRRDLPQMYSELQSVRHTLEQHFHEPQDMEFTIQEGKLYMLQTRNARMNAAANIKVSVDMENEGLIQKEDALLRLDASQLTQLMYRQIDPANTLLPLATGLGASPGAASGEVVFDADEAERQGKAGKKVILVREQTKPEDIHGFFAAQGILTSVGGKTSHAAVVARGMGKPCVSGAQDIKIDQYKKTAQVGATTLTEGTLITIDGTSGKVWLGEVPMVEPEFSEEMQTVLGWADKFRRLGVRANADTPQDAEQALRFGAEGIGLCRTERMFNAADRIGLFQDMILADNREERLEALTRLLPLQRRDFVEILRAMEGNPVTIRLLDPPLHEFLPTEQAVERQIDTLQKCQDALSRLCELPQLLRSIDPSLEPALTENEHALQNLATLETSELNKKMETLQKIRSLREVNPMLGHRGVRLGITYPEIYEMQIEAIFQAVGELIKEAFPVKVEIMIPQVCTSQELNRVYGMIRRVEHRVKDQLHIDIPYSVGTMIEVVRACMRAGKLAEMAEFFSFGTNDLTQATFSFSREDAENKFLPFYNEHKILQDNPFEILDVKGVGRLMAITVEYGRKTRPELKIGICGEHGGEPSSIEFCHRINLNYVSCSPYRVPVARLAAAQASIKEKKGIIKPYK